Proteins encoded within one genomic window of Brachybacterium muris:
- a CDS encoding acetate kinase, producing the protein MTATTAESRVLVINSGSSSLKFQLLSPTDGTVDATGIVERIGLDMGAARISAGEQESTFAGPVPDHVEAMRIVEQLFGEVGLSLTDDRITAVGHRVVQGGARFGGPTLVTDDVRQDVYDLGRLAPLHNYAAVEGIDGARKLLPDVPHVVVFDTAFFTALPDSAATYALAKDFAQQYEVRRYGAHGTSHRYVSETVAEHLAAQGKDVSDLRQIVLHLGNGASASAIRGGRPLDTSMGLTPLEGLVMGTRTGDIDPSVYVHLHRQAGLSADEIDTILNKRSGMQGLCGMSDFRDITAAVDAGDKTAELALEVYVHRLRKYIGSYSFVLGGVDTITFTAGIGENVWQVREQALAGLEGFGIELDLEKNRERSKELRVISTPESAVTVLVVPTDEEFAIAQQAAEVAASL; encoded by the coding sequence ATGACAGCAACCACCGCCGAATCCCGCGTCCTCGTCATCAACTCCGGCTCGTCCTCCCTGAAGTTCCAGCTGCTCTCCCCCACCGACGGCACCGTCGACGCCACCGGCATCGTGGAGCGCATCGGCCTGGACATGGGAGCTGCACGCATCAGCGCCGGGGAGCAGGAGTCGACGTTCGCCGGCCCGGTGCCGGACCACGTCGAGGCGATGCGGATCGTGGAGCAGCTCTTCGGCGAGGTGGGCCTGTCGCTGACCGACGACCGCATCACCGCGGTGGGGCACCGCGTCGTCCAGGGCGGTGCCCGCTTCGGCGGCCCCACCCTGGTCACCGATGACGTGCGTCAGGACGTGTACGACCTGGGCCGCCTGGCCCCGCTGCACAACTACGCGGCGGTGGAGGGCATCGACGGTGCCCGCAAGCTGCTGCCGGACGTCCCGCACGTGGTGGTCTTCGACACCGCCTTCTTCACCGCGCTGCCGGACTCCGCGGCCACCTACGCGCTGGCCAAGGACTTCGCTCAGCAGTACGAGGTGCGCCGCTACGGCGCGCACGGCACCAGCCACCGCTATGTCTCCGAGACCGTGGCCGAGCACCTGGCCGCGCAGGGCAAGGATGTCTCGGACCTGCGCCAGATCGTGCTGCACCTGGGCAACGGTGCTTCTGCCTCCGCGATCCGTGGTGGCCGCCCGCTCGACACCTCGATGGGCCTGACCCCGCTGGAGGGCCTGGTGATGGGCACCCGCACCGGTGACATCGATCCCTCGGTGTACGTCCACCTGCACCGTCAGGCCGGCCTCAGCGCAGACGAGATCGACACCATCCTCAACAAGCGCTCCGGCATGCAGGGCCTGTGCGGGATGAGCGACTTCCGCGACATCACCGCGGCGGTGGACGCCGGCGACAAGACCGCCGAGCTGGCACTGGAGGTGTACGTGCACCGGCTGCGCAAGTACATCGGCTCCTACTCCTTCGTGCTGGGCGGCGTGGACACCATCACCTTCACCGCCGGCATCGGCGAGAACGTATGGCAGGTGCGCGAGCAGGCGCTGGCGGGCCTGGAGGGCTTCGGCATCGAGCTGGACCTGGAGAAGAACCGCGAGCGCTCCAAGGAGCTGCGCGTGATCTCCACCCCCGAGAGCGCGGTGACCGTGCTGGTGGTCCCCACCGACGAGGAGTTCGCGATCGCTCAGCAGGCCGCAGAGGTCGCCGCCTCGCTCTGA